A part of Paraburkholderia largidicola genomic DNA contains:
- a CDS encoding peptidoglycan D,D-transpeptidase FtsI family protein, giving the protein MIRKKNHDPYAPVAKNPVLVARLPMWRSKLIVILVFAAFAALIGRAFWVQIVNQDFYVEQGQKRYQRTIELDATRGRIVDRNGAMLAVSLATYEIWASPKLLDEAAWPPLAKLLDMPLAEFTHRVSGDKSFVLLKRQVDAETATHIDKLNLAGITRTADSKRFYPEGESAAHVVGFTDIEDNGQEGIELAANELLTGEPGEREVIRDRLGRVVLDTRPLTPAQHGATVHLTVDRRIQQLAYAQLKAAVAKHSAQAGSVVVLDARSGEILALANYPSFDPNDRSRLTGRQLRNRAVVDTFEPGSTIKPLVVALSLDRGLVRPGTMIDTAPGWYKIGPSVIHDTSNHGRMTIAEALQKSSNIALAKLALNLPAETIWNKYQEYGLGRAPELTFPGVAAGRVRPFARWRPIEQATMAYGYGLSASLLQIAQVYTAYAGDGTLHPATLLIDPTRAASDGQRVTTPATAAAIRSMLEMATSEGGTGRAANVDGYRIGGKTGTARKQVGAGYAKGRYRSLFVGMAPMSDPRLVVAVMIDDPAGRAFYGGTVAGPVFSAVTGGSLQLLGVPPDAPVKTPASEVAHAPGV; this is encoded by the coding sequence ATGATCCGCAAGAAAAATCACGATCCGTACGCGCCCGTCGCGAAAAATCCCGTCCTCGTCGCGCGCCTGCCCATGTGGCGCTCGAAGCTGATCGTGATCCTCGTGTTCGCGGCGTTCGCTGCGCTGATCGGCCGCGCGTTCTGGGTGCAGATCGTCAATCAGGACTTCTACGTCGAACAGGGGCAAAAGCGCTATCAGCGCACGATCGAGCTCGACGCGACGCGCGGGCGCATTGTCGACCGCAACGGCGCGATGCTGGCCGTCAGTCTCGCCACGTATGAAATCTGGGCGTCGCCAAAGCTGCTCGACGAAGCCGCCTGGCCGCCGCTGGCAAAGCTCCTCGACATGCCGCTTGCCGAGTTCACGCACCGCGTATCCGGCGACAAGAGCTTCGTGCTGCTCAAGCGCCAGGTCGATGCGGAAACGGCCACGCATATCGACAAACTCAATCTCGCGGGCATCACGCGCACTGCGGATTCGAAGCGCTTTTATCCCGAGGGGGAATCGGCGGCGCACGTGGTCGGCTTCACCGACATCGAGGACAACGGCCAGGAAGGCATCGAACTCGCGGCCAATGAACTGCTCACGGGCGAACCGGGCGAGCGCGAGGTGATCCGCGATCGGCTCGGGCGCGTGGTGTTGGACACGCGCCCGCTCACGCCCGCGCAACACGGCGCGACCGTTCATCTGACCGTCGACCGCCGCATCCAGCAACTCGCGTATGCGCAGCTCAAGGCGGCCGTCGCAAAGCATAGTGCGCAGGCGGGCAGCGTCGTCGTGCTCGATGCGCGCAGCGGCGAGATTCTCGCGCTCGCGAACTATCCGAGCTTCGATCCGAACGACCGCTCGCGGCTCACGGGCCGCCAGTTGCGCAACCGCGCCGTCGTCGATACGTTCGAGCCCGGCTCGACGATCAAGCCGCTGGTAGTCGCGCTGTCGCTCGACCGGGGGCTGGTGCGGCCCGGCACGATGATCGACACGGCGCCCGGCTGGTACAAGATCGGCCCGAGCGTCATCCACGACACGTCGAATCACGGACGCATGACGATTGCGGAAGCGTTGCAGAAGTCGAGCAATATCGCGCTCGCCAAGCTCGCGCTGAACCTGCCCGCCGAAACCATCTGGAACAAGTATCAGGAGTACGGACTGGGCCGCGCACCGGAGCTGACGTTTCCGGGCGTCGCGGCGGGCCGCGTGCGTCCGTTCGCGCGCTGGCGGCCCATCGAGCAGGCGACGATGGCCTACGGATACGGCCTGTCGGCATCGCTGCTGCAGATCGCGCAGGTCTACACGGCGTACGCGGGCGACGGTACGCTGCACCCCGCCACGCTGCTGATCGATCCCACGCGCGCCGCGTCGGACGGCCAGCGTGTGACGACACCCGCAACGGCTGCCGCGATCCGCTCGATGCTCGAAATGGCGACCAGCGAAGGCGGCACGGGACGCGCGGCAAATGTCGACGGCTACCGCATTGGCGGCAAGACGGGCACGGCGCGCAAGCAGGTTGGCGCGGGGTATGCGAAGGGCCGCTACCGGTCGCTGTTCGTCGGCATGGCGCCGATGAGCGATCCGCGCCTGGTCGTTGCCGTAATGATCGACGATCCTGCGGGGCGCGCGTTCTACGGCGGCACGGTGGCGGGTCCCGTATTCAGCGCGGTGACGGGCGGCTCGTTGCAACTGCTCGGCGTGCCGCCCGATGCGCCCGTGAAGACACCCGCTTCGGAAGTGGCACACGCGCCGGGCGTATAG
- a CDS encoding tetratricopeptide repeat protein, whose translation MSPTFDPFLIFLRRAVAAQHEGDVRARALWLEAASCLHPTDSVSIDRLMLELLEQQDIAPAIELVDTVAQLDPHNAAASVRLGYALQIADRHRDALAPYRHALAIDPAFPQLRKNLAIALNRTGGDPAEERQLLEAAVAADPSDFALWINLMGARRACLDLDAALAAARRAVELDPNSAVAHSNLAQALKEAQRWDDALTHAATASELAPDDASLRTGLGVLHLLRGNYAEGWKAHEARWNDPASMLTNGRPQFGKPQWRGESLQGKTLLVWGEQGMGDVLQFCRFMPLLAQRVHREGGRIVWNAFPQMGELLPRSFGEHIDAFSTAREVEALPPFDFELPLVSAPLMLDTRIESIPPVMPYLRADADLRDAWRTRLSDEKRLKVGLAWTGSLNHGRNRFRRVGAERYAKAFREIDGVAFYSLQPGATADVEAARAAGLPMHDFTHEWHSFDDTAAFVSELDLVISVCTSAAHLAGALGRRTWVLLDVNPYWTWMIDRRDSPWYPTATLYRQRQFAQWQPVLDDVARDLSALAKRRA comes from the coding sequence ATGTCGCCGACCTTCGATCCATTCCTGATCTTCCTTCGCCGCGCCGTCGCCGCGCAGCATGAAGGCGATGTGCGCGCGCGTGCGTTGTGGCTCGAAGCGGCGTCCTGTCTGCACCCGACGGACAGCGTGTCGATCGACCGGCTGATGCTTGAACTGCTCGAACAGCAAGACATCGCACCGGCCATCGAGCTCGTCGACACCGTTGCGCAACTCGATCCGCACAACGCCGCGGCCAGCGTGCGTCTCGGGTACGCGCTGCAGATTGCGGACCGGCATCGCGATGCGCTCGCGCCATATCGCCACGCGCTTGCGATCGACCCCGCGTTTCCGCAATTGCGCAAGAACCTCGCCATCGCGCTGAACCGCACGGGCGGCGATCCCGCCGAAGAACGGCAATTGCTCGAAGCAGCCGTCGCAGCGGACCCATCGGACTTCGCACTGTGGATCAACCTGATGGGCGCGCGGCGCGCATGCCTCGATCTCGACGCTGCGCTAGCGGCCGCGCGGCGCGCCGTCGAACTCGACCCGAACAGCGCCGTGGCGCATAGCAATCTCGCGCAGGCGCTAAAGGAAGCGCAACGTTGGGATGACGCGCTCACGCATGCGGCTACAGCATCTGAACTCGCGCCCGATGACGCATCGCTGCGCACAGGGCTGGGCGTGCTGCATCTGCTGCGCGGCAACTATGCCGAAGGCTGGAAAGCGCACGAGGCGCGCTGGAACGATCCCGCCAGCATGTTGACGAACGGGCGTCCGCAGTTCGGCAAGCCGCAGTGGCGCGGCGAATCGCTGCAGGGCAAGACCTTGCTGGTGTGGGGCGAGCAGGGCATGGGCGACGTGCTGCAGTTTTGCCGATTCATGCCGCTGCTCGCGCAGCGCGTGCATCGTGAAGGCGGGCGCATCGTGTGGAACGCGTTTCCGCAAATGGGCGAGTTGTTGCCGCGCAGTTTCGGCGAACATATCGATGCGTTTTCTACCGCGCGTGAGGTCGAAGCACTGCCGCCGTTCGATTTCGAATTGCCGCTCGTCAGCGCGCCGCTGATGCTGGACACGCGCATCGAATCGATCCCGCCCGTAATGCCTTACCTGCGCGCGGACGCGGACTTGCGCGACGCCTGGCGTACGCGTCTTTCGGACGAAAAGCGACTGAAGGTCGGGCTTGCGTGGACGGGCAGTCTGAATCACGGACGCAACCGTTTCCGGCGCGTCGGCGCAGAGCGTTATGCGAAGGCGTTTCGCGAGATCGACGGCGTGGCGTTTTATTCACTGCAGCCCGGCGCAACGGCCGATGTCGAAGCGGCCCGCGCAGCGGGACTCCCGATGCACGACTTCACGCACGAATGGCACAGCTTCGACGACACGGCGGCGTTCGTCAGCGAACTCGATCTGGTGATCAGCGTATGCACGTCGGCGGCGCATCTGGCGGGCGCGCTCGGTCGGCGCACGTGGGTATTGCTCGACGTGAATCCGTACTGGACGTGGATGATCGACCGGCGCGACAGCCCGTGGTATCCGACTGCCACGCTCTACCGGCAGCGCCAGTTCGCGCAGTGGCAACCGGTGCTGGACGACGTCGCGCGCGACCTGAGCGCGCTGGCAAAGCGCCGCGCGTGA
- a CDS encoding DUF2866 domain-containing protein, with protein MVEDTVFEHLRALHGNAQTLTIRSCTVSPPMQHPWGRSYRLVEWTFRHDVESFRRVVPAESTPRQIAEAVMSHVPGRRFCQPGG; from the coding sequence ATGGTTGAAGACACGGTGTTCGAACATTTACGCGCGCTGCACGGCAACGCGCAGACGCTGACCATCCGCAGTTGCACCGTCTCGCCGCCGATGCAGCACCCTTGGGGCCGCTCGTACCGGCTCGTCGAATGGACCTTCAGGCACGACGTTGAATCCTTCCGACGCGTCGTGCCTGCCGAGAGCACGCCTCGTCAGATTGCCGAAGCCGTGATGTCGCACGTGCCGGGGCGGCGCTTCTGCCAGCCTGGCGGATAG
- a CDS encoding lecithin retinol acyltransferase family protein, whose protein sequence is MNRNLQQSRNEQGANRAAAYASADVVLDGSSDEPALGAHLITQRRGYEHHGIYVGGGKVIHYAGFAKSAHRGPVEEVALEAFADGHAVAVRPHPFPKYTAEQTVLRARSRLGENHYRLLTNNCEHFCAWCLLGESRSEQVHACLTHPRTGMHALLCLASAFVGNRMKIGRSVVNAV, encoded by the coding sequence ATGAACCGCAACCTCCAACAATCTCGCAATGAACAAGGTGCAAACCGCGCGGCTGCTTACGCATCGGCTGATGTGGTGCTCGACGGTTCCAGCGACGAACCCGCCCTCGGTGCCCATCTGATCACCCAACGCCGCGGCTACGAACATCACGGCATTTACGTCGGTGGCGGCAAGGTCATTCACTACGCAGGTTTCGCGAAGTCCGCCCATCGCGGCCCCGTCGAAGAAGTGGCGCTCGAAGCCTTCGCCGATGGTCACGCCGTTGCCGTCCGCCCGCATCCGTTCCCGAAGTACACCGCCGAACAAACCGTGCTGCGCGCCCGCTCGCGCCTCGGCGAAAACCACTATCGCCTGCTGACGAACAACTGCGAGCACTTCTGCGCGTGGTGCCTGCTCGGCGAAAGCCGCAGCGAACAGGTCCATGCCTGCCTCACGCATCCGCGCACGGGTATGCATGCTCTGCTGTGCCTCGCCAGCGCTTTTGTCGGCAACCGGATGAAAATCGGCCGCTCCGTTGTTAACGCAGTATGA
- a CDS encoding PP2C family protein-serine/threonine phosphatase gives MTCTSQFRWASAARTDTGRVREINEDACLDQPQRGRWAVADGMGGHDVGDLASQLVVETLGQLPEQAGIKHCIAEARTRLQDANRQLRDEASRRQVQRIGTTVVVLLACDRFCGYLWAGDSRIYLLRQGQLRQLTRDHSQVEALRQSGYLTEEEARHHPAHNIITRAVGATDQLELDEDAIEVADGDVFLLCSDGLSNELTNEEIQQTLASVDCLHAPDELVDIALSRGGRDNITAVVVQAEDPHASDKTLLNPSP, from the coding sequence GTGACCTGTACCAGTCAATTCCGGTGGGCATCGGCGGCGCGCACCGACACGGGCCGGGTTCGCGAGATCAATGAGGACGCCTGTCTCGATCAACCGCAGCGCGGCCGCTGGGCCGTGGCTGACGGCATGGGCGGGCACGACGTCGGCGATCTCGCGAGCCAGCTCGTGGTCGAAACGCTCGGCCAGTTGCCGGAACAGGCGGGCATCAAGCATTGCATCGCCGAAGCGCGCACGCGCCTGCAGGATGCGAACCGACAATTGCGCGACGAAGCGAGCCGCCGGCAGGTGCAGCGCATCGGCACGACCGTCGTCGTGCTGCTCGCGTGCGACCGCTTCTGCGGCTATCTCTGGGCGGGCGACAGCCGCATCTATCTGCTGCGGCAAGGGCAATTGCGGCAGTTGACGCGCGATCACAGCCAGGTGGAAGCGCTCCGGCAATCCGGTTATCTGACCGAGGAAGAAGCTCGCCATCATCCTGCGCACAACATCATCACGCGCGCGGTCGGTGCGACGGATCAACTGGAACTCGACGAAGACGCCATCGAAGTCGCGGACGGCGACGTGTTCCTGCTGTGCAGCGACGGCCTCAGCAATGAACTGACCAATGAAGAAATCCAGCAGACGCTCGCGAGTGTCGATTGTCTGCATGCGCCCGATGAACTCGTCGATATCGCGCTCTCGCGCGGCGGCCGTGACAACATCACGGCCGTGGTCGTGCAGGCAGAAGACCCGCACGCTTCAGACAAGACCTTGTTGAACCCGTCGCCCTGA
- a CDS encoding sigma-54 interaction domain-containing protein: MMKILDQQPEEAGSAISYAGLIEKIEILRSTLRWSSRLERADIEKLLKQASSLRDEVMQMSHKERFVQAAVVEPMRGDLSRGARRQALLARSFIFEGTFGDNPKLLESLEIAEKAAPTDLPVLIDGESGTGKELMAKVIHANGSRSDKPFISVNCGAIPDNLLESELFGHRKGAFTGATNDRKGKFESAHTGTIFLDEIGELPLTGQVKLLRVLEAHEIQRVGSDEPIGVDTRIVAATNRNLRKLSEQGTFREDLFYRLSVIHVTLPPLRERRDEIPLLIQYFGDEAAGALKRRPVRITPKLRDFLLTYAYPGNIRELRNVMYRISCLAGDIADVDHLPVDMRPTAPVTAPLFGGANEAANGAASVTNLLSLSDAKRAASDEAEKAFLQRGLQEVGGTVAELARRVDMNRSHLQMLLKKHGLHSKDFRRAHAQANARKDDTEEDDEAEMH, encoded by the coding sequence CTGATGAAAATACTTGACCAGCAGCCTGAAGAAGCCGGGTCCGCTATCTCGTACGCAGGGTTGATCGAGAAGATCGAGATCCTGCGCTCGACGCTGCGCTGGTCGTCGCGGCTCGAACGCGCGGATATCGAAAAACTCCTGAAACAGGCGAGTTCGCTGCGCGACGAAGTGATGCAGATGTCGCACAAGGAGCGCTTCGTGCAAGCGGCCGTGGTCGAGCCGATGCGCGGCGACCTGTCGCGCGGCGCGCGGCGCCAGGCTTTGCTCGCGCGCAGCTTCATTTTCGAAGGAACGTTCGGCGATAACCCGAAGCTGCTGGAATCGCTCGAAATCGCGGAGAAAGCGGCGCCGACGGATCTGCCCGTTCTGATCGACGGCGAAAGCGGTACCGGCAAGGAGCTGATGGCGAAGGTCATCCATGCCAACGGCAGCCGCTCGGACAAGCCGTTCATCTCCGTGAACTGCGGCGCGATACCGGACAACCTGCTGGAGTCGGAACTGTTCGGCCACAGAAAAGGCGCGTTCACGGGCGCAACGAACGACCGTAAAGGCAAATTCGAAAGCGCGCATACGGGGACGATCTTTCTCGACGAAATCGGCGAATTGCCTTTGACGGGGCAAGTGAAGCTGCTGCGCGTGCTGGAAGCGCATGAAATACAGCGCGTGGGTTCGGACGAGCCGATTGGCGTCGATACGCGGATCGTCGCCGCGACCAATCGCAACCTGCGCAAACTGAGCGAACAGGGCACGTTTCGCGAAGATCTCTTTTACCGGCTGAGCGTCATTCACGTGACCTTGCCGCCGCTGCGCGAAAGGCGCGATGAAATTCCGTTGCTTATCCAGTACTTCGGCGATGAAGCGGCGGGCGCGCTCAAGCGCCGCCCCGTGAGAATCACCCCTAAATTACGGGACTTTCTGCTGACCTATGCGTATCCGGGCAATATCCGCGAATTGCGCAACGTGATGTACCGCATCTCGTGTCTGGCAGGGGATATCGCGGACGTCGATCACTTGCCGGTGGATATGCGGCCCACGGCACCCGTGACGGCGCCCCTGTTCGGTGGGGCGAACGAGGCCGCCAACGGCGCGGCGAGCGTGACCAATCTGTTGTCGCTCAGCGATGCGAAGCGCGCCGCCAGCGACGAAGCCGAAAAGGCGTTCTTGCAGCGCGGCTTGCAGGAAGTGGGCGGCACGGTCGCCGAACTGGCGCGCCGCGTCGACATGAACCGTTCACACCTTCAGATGTTGCTGAAGAAGCACGGATTGCATTCGAAGGATTTTCGCCGCGCGCATGCGCAGGCGAATGCGCGCAAGGACGACACGGAAGAAGACGACGAAGCCGAGATGCATTGA
- a CDS encoding peptidase domain-containing ABC transporter gives MDAPQTTPSIADFLSTVEILSPFTREELERLAEHVQSRFYSFGETVCNAGDPAEGLCVIKSGSVRIFTEEHGKEISMGVRKAGEVFADIAMLRAYVHESSVRSSGKTELLFIPRAATEPIIAGNQAALAFVASYVAINSAGGFVAQLFDLRGKLNKQELEEYVRSVGVKKVSAGKEILKQDARDDRRLYVVRQGEVRIVRNEDGTDYTLATLREGEIFGEKACLMRQEQTASAVATTDTRLLVIPERTVHFILERNPKLREVLDERIKYADRELDRQKRIEQRRKRPLRLDLHSKPELGERVIRRFGLVEQAEEMDCGAACLAMICKHYGIPMTLGKLRELANVTTQGATLDSLARAGESLGFTARGVQCTFDSLRGFDLPFIVHWEGYHYIIVYGVSKNHVWLADPALGFRKLSLEDFERGWSGTCLLFTPGPNLVQISASRSPWLRFVGYLTPYKKILLNLFLATFVIQVLGVIPPLIIQNILDGVIVHQNVSLLHLLILGLIISNVFSQLMSMVRAYLSNFMVRNMDFAMMSQFFRHTMSLPFSFFAKRKTGDIFARFQENQTIRAFLTESTVTTALNLLMVFIYFAIMFFYNAKMTLVLIAFVIPIMALTLIATPKIKSYARETFAAGTDSKSFLMEALSGVETVKGMGIERPVRLRWEKKYAKALEVQYRAHAFNILIGFISQLLNAATTIAILWVGANLVLAREMTIGQLIAFNAFMGSVLTPLMGLVGLWSMLNDAGVAMERLGDVLDIEPEQKPQDLPSRVMLPDLQGAISLNGVYFRYGEDESAYVLENISFDIKPGELVAIVGRSGSGKTTLAKLLVGFYAPSDGKMTVDGYDMNVIDKAFFRAQIGYVMQSNLLFSGTIAENIASGDDTPDRRRIEEVARMADAHAFIAKLPLGYEQIVGERGIGLSGGQIQRLCIARALYHDPRLLVFDEATSALDTQSESNILGNMQEILKGRTAVIIAHRLSTIMRADKIIVLYEGAIVEQGRHEELVNRKGMYYQLVQKQLSA, from the coding sequence ATGGATGCACCGCAAACCACGCCTTCCATCGCCGACTTCCTGTCGACGGTCGAGATTCTGTCGCCGTTCACGCGCGAAGAACTCGAACGCCTCGCAGAGCATGTGCAATCGCGCTTCTATTCGTTTGGCGAAACGGTGTGCAACGCGGGCGATCCCGCCGAAGGCCTCTGTGTGATCAAGTCGGGCTCGGTGCGCATCTTCACCGAAGAGCACGGCAAAGAGATCAGCATGGGCGTGCGCAAGGCGGGCGAAGTATTTGCCGACATTGCGATGCTGCGCGCGTATGTGCATGAATCGTCGGTACGCTCTTCGGGAAAGACCGAACTGCTGTTCATTCCGCGCGCCGCGACGGAACCGATCATCGCCGGCAATCAGGCGGCGCTTGCATTTGTCGCGAGTTATGTCGCGATCAACTCGGCGGGCGGTTTCGTTGCGCAGTTATTCGACTTGCGCGGCAAGCTGAACAAGCAGGAACTCGAAGAGTACGTGCGCAGTGTCGGTGTCAAGAAGGTCAGCGCGGGCAAGGAGATTCTCAAGCAGGACGCGCGCGACGACCGGCGGCTGTATGTCGTGCGGCAAGGCGAAGTGCGCATCGTACGCAATGAGGATGGCACCGACTACACGCTCGCGACGCTGCGCGAAGGCGAAATTTTCGGCGAGAAGGCCTGCCTGATGCGGCAGGAGCAGACGGCATCGGCCGTTGCGACGACGGACACGCGGCTGCTGGTGATTCCAGAGCGCACGGTGCATTTCATCCTCGAACGCAATCCGAAACTGCGCGAGGTGCTCGACGAGCGCATCAAATACGCCGACCGCGAACTCGACCGGCAAAAACGCATCGAGCAGCGCCGCAAGCGGCCTTTGCGGCTCGACCTGCATTCGAAGCCCGAACTCGGCGAGCGCGTGATACGGCGCTTCGGACTCGTCGAGCAGGCCGAGGAAATGGATTGCGGTGCCGCCTGTCTTGCAATGATCTGCAAGCACTACGGCATTCCGATGACGCTCGGCAAGCTGCGCGAACTCGCGAACGTCACGACGCAGGGTGCGACGCTGGACAGTCTGGCGCGCGCGGGTGAATCGCTAGGCTTCACGGCGCGCGGCGTGCAGTGCACGTTCGACTCGCTGCGCGGCTTCGACCTGCCGTTCATCGTGCACTGGGAAGGCTATCACTACATCATCGTGTACGGCGTGTCGAAGAATCACGTATGGCTTGCCGATCCCGCTTTGGGATTCCGCAAGCTGAGTCTCGAAGACTTCGAGCGCGGCTGGAGCGGCACGTGTCTGCTGTTTACGCCGGGACCGAATCTCGTGCAGATCTCCGCGTCGCGCTCGCCGTGGCTGCGCTTCGTCGGCTATCTGACGCCGTATAAAAAGATTCTGCTGAACCTGTTCCTCGCGACCTTCGTGATTCAGGTGCTCGGTGTGATTCCGCCATTGATCATTCAGAACATCCTCGATGGCGTAATCGTGCATCAGAACGTCAGCCTGCTGCATCTGCTGATACTCGGTCTGATCATTTCGAATGTATTTTCGCAGTTGATGTCGATGGTTCGCGCGTATCTGTCGAACTTCATGGTACGCAACATGGACTTCGCAATGATGTCGCAGTTCTTCAGGCACACGATGTCGCTGCCGTTCTCGTTCTTTGCCAAACGCAAGACGGGTGACATTTTCGCGCGCTTCCAGGAAAACCAGACGATACGTGCGTTCCTCACGGAATCGACGGTAACGACGGCACTCAATCTGCTGATGGTGTTCATCTACTTCGCGATCATGTTCTTCTATAACGCGAAAATGACACTCGTGCTGATCGCGTTCGTCATTCCTATCATGGCGCTGACGCTGATCGCCACGCCGAAGATCAAGAGCTATGCACGCGAAACGTTTGCGGCCGGAACGGATTCGAAATCGTTTCTGATGGAAGCGTTGTCCGGCGTCGAAACCGTGAAGGGCATGGGCATCGAGCGACCCGTACGCTTGCGCTGGGAAAAGAAATACGCGAAGGCACTCGAAGTGCAATACCGCGCACACGCTTTCAACATCCTGATCGGCTTTATCAGCCAGTTGCTGAATGCGGCGACGACGATTGCGATTCTCTGGGTCGGTGCGAATCTCGTGCTCGCCCGCGAAATGACGATCGGGCAGTTGATCGCGTTCAACGCGTTCATGGGTAGCGTGCTGACGCCGTTGATGGGACTCGTCGGCTTGTGGAGCATGCTCAACGACGCAGGCGTCGCGATGGAGCGGCTGGGCGACGTGCTCGATATCGAACCGGAGCAGAAGCCTCAAGACCTGCCGTCGCGCGTGATGCTGCCTGACCTGCAAGGCGCGATCAGCCTGAACGGCGTGTACTTCCGCTATGGCGAGGACGAGAGCGCCTATGTGCTGGAGAACATCAGCTTTGACATCAAACCTGGCGAACTGGTGGCGATCGTCGGGCGCAGCGGGTCAGGCAAGACCACGCTCGCAAAACTGCTGGTCGGGTTCTATGCGCCGAGCGACGGCAAGATGACGGTCGACGGGTATGACATGAACGTGATCGACAAGGCTTTCTTCCGCGCGCAGATCGGCTACGTCATGCAATCGAACCTGCTGTTTTCCGGCACGATCGCCGAGAACATCGCGAGCGGCGACGACACGCCCGATCGCCGACGGATCGAAGAAGTGGCCAGAATGGCCGACGCGCACGCGTTCATCGCCAAGCTGCCGCTCGGTTACGAACAGATTGTGGGCGAGCGCGGCATTGGCTTGTCGGGCGGCCAGATTCAGCGGCTGTGCATTGCTCGCGCGCTGTATCACGATCCCCGTCTTCTCGTATTCGACGAGGCGACTTCCGCACTCGATACCCAATCGGAGAGCAATATCCTCGGCAACATGCAGGAGATCCTCAAAGGACGCACGGCCGTCATCATTGCGCACCGGCTGAGTACGATCATGCGCGCCGACAAGATCATCGTGCTCTATGAAGGCGCGATCGTCGAGCAGGGGCGTCACGAGGAACTGGTCAACCGGAAGGGCATGTACTACCAGCTCGTCCAGAAACAATTGAGCGCCTGA
- a CDS encoding peptidylprolyl isomerase, whose amino-acid sequence MTAIVRIDDEVVDVGEFIRLLKLTGQFESLIEQMVRDKLTVHAAKKHGVTVSTDEIQERADQFRRVRGLHRAADMNQYLDTLKVGLDEFETFITDSLYQEKMLDKVGNEGEIEEYFSMNSPKFDAIEVSHILLDDEGKAKEMISYLSDDPDAFAEMAREHSIADTKDSGGVIGKVLRGSLKPDIEAKIFNAAVGDLLGPFASLDRSCFEIFAVTAKYPAQLDEDVASEIKRLLREQWLITRAQEHIIEAL is encoded by the coding sequence ATGACCGCGATCGTACGAATCGATGATGAAGTCGTGGATGTCGGCGAATTCATACGCCTACTGAAACTCACGGGCCAGTTCGAAAGCCTGATCGAGCAGATGGTGCGCGACAAGCTGACCGTGCACGCCGCGAAGAAACACGGCGTGACAGTGAGCACCGACGAGATACAGGAGCGCGCCGACCAGTTCCGGCGCGTGCGCGGGCTGCATCGCGCGGCGGACATGAACCAGTATCTCGACACGCTGAAGGTCGGTCTCGACGAGTTCGAGACGTTCATCACCGACAGCCTGTATCAGGAAAAGATGCTCGACAAGGTGGGCAACGAAGGCGAGATCGAAGAGTACTTTTCGATGAATTCGCCGAAATTCGATGCTATCGAGGTCAGCCACATTCTGCTCGACGACGAAGGCAAGGCGAAGGAAATGATCTCGTACCTGAGCGACGATCCCGATGCGTTCGCGGAAATGGCCCGCGAGCATTCGATTGCCGATACGAAAGACTCGGGTGGCGTGATCGGAAAAGTACTGCGCGGTTCGCTGAAGCCTGATATCGAGGCGAAGATCTTCAATGCGGCAGTCGGCGATCTGCTGGGGCCGTTCGCGTCGCTGGACCGCTCGTGCTTCGAGATCTTTGCGGTGACGGCGAAATATCCGGCGCAACTCGACGAGGACGTCGCGTCGGAAATCAAGCGGCTGTTGCGCGAACAGTGGCTGATAACGCGTGCGCAGGAACACATCATCGAAGCGCTCTGA